The Nitratidesulfovibrio sp. SRB-5 genome includes a window with the following:
- a CDS encoding flagellin, with amino-acid sequence MTDKSLNTMLVEYSLQLLQQDMLTNSLFMGGSVGKSLRDMLLTESQSRKVTDPTAAALTGRLRADASMLRQASNNVSEAKSIMDLANTGVTSLKTALTRMKDLANGVATGTMTYASVQAEYNSLASQITQTVASTSYNGIALLDGSVWASDDRVTVSGSSGSLEIQSGTSSFDLALTDFSSYKNAFTSTQINTVAKAAAMVTTLSGYITTVGAAATNYAARSTLLDSQASSLASQADIMDTAAQTRAKANENRSLEELVLDLLLRETGTITDEEA; translated from the coding sequence GTGACCGACAAGTCGCTGAACACCATGCTGGTGGAATATTCGCTGCAACTGTTGCAGCAGGACATGCTGACCAATTCGCTGTTCATGGGCGGGTCCGTCGGCAAGTCGCTGCGCGACATGCTGCTGACCGAAAGCCAGTCGCGCAAGGTCACGGACCCCACCGCCGCCGCGCTTACCGGCAGACTGCGGGCCGATGCGTCCATGCTGCGCCAGGCTTCGAACAACGTGTCCGAGGCCAAGTCCATCATGGATCTGGCCAACACGGGGGTCACCTCGCTGAAGACCGCGCTCACCCGCATGAAGGACCTGGCCAACGGCGTGGCCACCGGCACCATGACCTATGCATCGGTGCAGGCGGAGTACAATTCGCTGGCCTCGCAGATCACCCAGACCGTGGCCTCCACCTCGTACAACGGCATAGCCCTGCTGGACGGTTCCGTATGGGCCTCCGACGACCGGGTCACCGTGTCCGGCAGTTCCGGCAGCCTGGAAATCCAGTCCGGGACCAGCAGCTTCGATCTGGCCCTCACCGACTTCTCCTCCTACAAGAACGCCTTCACCAGCACCCAGATCAATACCGTGGCCAAGGCCGCCGCCATGGTCACCACCCTCTCCGGCTACATCACCACCGTTGGCGCCGCGGCCACCAACTACGCGGCGCGCTCCACCCTGCTGGACAGCCAGGCGTCCTCGCTGGCCTCGCAGGCGGACATCATGGACACCGCCGCCCAGACCCGCGCCAAGGCCAACGAGAACCGATCGCTGGAAGAACTGGTGCTGGACCTGCTGCTGCGCGAAACCGGCACCATCACCGACGAAGAGGCCTGA